A genomic window from Sphingobacterium spiritivorum includes:
- a CDS encoding FecR family protein, giving the protein MKTRIFNLLIQRYRDGSATTDERQLVDRWYEQLDREQLPEKSISENLQHRIYGEICSHIDGATVRQVGSMISWKFVISIAASLFICLGAMWWMTAQDQIPSQHMVADPEIRVFETIAGERKQVILPDSSVITLNSMTRLKLDVASFNKTNRQVELSYGEAFFEVRRDTVRPFMVTSGALQTQVLGTSFTIRSYKDLPEQTVAVFSGRVQVKRNDQMLGILIKGQQIRYDKSNENSTTETFDLENRNAWITGKTYLNKASFEELALTIRNNYGVTLQTTNTRIADQEYTLSIQKQISLDDLLQVITTVHHNKFRKEGDVVMIY; this is encoded by the coding sequence GTGAAAACTAGAATATTCAACTTATTGATACAACGGTATCGGGACGGAAGTGCCACAACTGATGAACGTCAGCTTGTTGATCGTTGGTATGAGCAGCTTGACCGGGAGCAACTTCCGGAAAAAAGTATATCTGAAAATCTTCAGCACCGTATTTACGGAGAAATCTGTAGTCATATTGACGGGGCTACCGTACGTCAGGTCGGATCTATGATCTCCTGGAAATTTGTCATCAGTATCGCTGCCAGCCTCTTTATCTGTCTGGGTGCGATGTGGTGGATGACGGCTCAGGATCAAATCCCGTCGCAACATATGGTGGCCGATCCGGAAATCAGAGTTTTTGAAACTATAGCGGGCGAGCGTAAGCAAGTAATACTTCCGGACAGTTCAGTCATCACTTTGAACAGTATGACGCGGCTTAAACTGGATGTAGCCAGTTTCAATAAGACAAACCGACAAGTGGAGCTTTCGTACGGAGAAGCATTTTTCGAAGTGAGACGTGATACTGTCAGACCTTTTATGGTTACCTCAGGAGCGCTGCAGACTCAGGTATTGGGCACTTCTTTTACGATCAGGTCTTATAAAGATCTTCCGGAACAGACTGTAGCTGTATTCTCAGGCAGAGTGCAGGTAAAACGCAATGATCAGATGCTGGGCATATTAATAAAAGGCCAGCAAATCCGGTATGATAAATCAAATGAAAACAGTACAACAGAAACATTCGATCTGGAAAACAGAAATGCCTGGATTACCGGTAAAACATATCTGAATAAGGCTTCATTCGAAGAACTTGCGCTCACTATCCGCAACAATTACGGCGTAACCTTACAGACGACAAATACACGTATAGCAGATCAAGAGTATACATTGTCCATTCAGAAACAAATCTCACTGGACGATCTCTTACAGGTCATCACGACCGTACACCATAATAAATTCAGGAAGGAGGGCGACGTCGTGATGATCTATTAA
- a CDS encoding RNA polymerase sigma factor, translating to MNILHLGHMPETRRLHQQWLVSVREQDDRSAFAEIYHCYWKELYIHAVKRVRDEQQAEDILQELFVQFWERRATLDTGMNLRAYLYGMLKFKLIDFFNSNKAQQKLLDGLAEHMFDYVQQHPEELETYLAMEKLLEEELEAMPNNMQQAVLLRWEHYSIKEIARRLNLSEQTVKNNLTEATKRLQRGLTARSKDVYGPLFLLFVQSLQEWLKP from the coding sequence ATGAATATTTTACATTTGGGCCATATGCCTGAAACAAGACGTTTACATCAGCAATGGTTGGTCTCGGTCAGAGAACAAGACGACAGATCTGCATTTGCCGAAATCTACCATTGTTATTGGAAAGAATTGTATATCCATGCAGTAAAACGTGTTCGTGATGAGCAGCAGGCAGAGGATATTCTTCAGGAATTGTTTGTTCAGTTCTGGGAACGTCGGGCCACCCTGGATACCGGGATGAATCTGCGTGCTTATCTCTACGGCATGCTGAAATTTAAACTAATAGATTTTTTTAATTCAAATAAGGCACAGCAAAAACTTCTGGATGGATTAGCGGAGCATATGTTTGACTATGTACAGCAGCACCCGGAAGAACTGGAAACCTATCTGGCGATGGAAAAACTATTGGAGGAGGAACTGGAAGCAATGCCCAATAATATGCAGCAGGCTGTATTATTGCGATGGGAACATTATAGTATTAAAGAAATTGCCAGAAGGCTTAATCTTTCCGAACAAACCGTAAAAAACAATCTGACGGAAGCGACTAAGCGTCTTCAGCGAGGATTGACTGCCCGGTCAAAAGATGTATACGGTCCTCTATTCTTACTTTTCGTTCAGTCCTTGCAGGAATGGCTCAAACCTTAG